The Ruminococcaceae bacterium BL-4 region TCGTCTTTCCACTGCTGCTGGGACCTGCCAAAAGCACTATTTTTGTCTTTCTTTTTAAAAGATCGACGGCAATATTCGAAAGTTCTTGATGAAACGATTTTTCACTTAAATCGATCAGGTGTTGGGGATTTCGAATTGCACAGTCATTGATTGCCTCTACCTGATTTAGATGCCTTACATAATTTTTCTGCTCTTTCATGACAGTTCGCTCACCTGCTTTTTTCTCTCAAGAATTTCTTCATGACGAGAAATATATTCAAAAGGATACTTAAAATTAAAAATTCTGCGGATACGTTGACCGGATTTCTGCGGTACACAAAGTTTTGTAACCGCCCCCGCTCCACAGCCTAAAATATGCTGGCTTTCATCCATAATAAACACATTATAAGGACTTTCAAACCCTGGCTTTGCAAATCCGACATTTTCCAAATTGCCAACCATCCTGCTTTGCCGATAAAGATAATATGGGGTATACCCATTTTCCGGAAGAATCCGATCCGCATAATCCAACATAACACAAGCCGCTGCTGCGTCTTCCTGAATTTTTCCTTCTTGATAAAGACGAGAGGAACGCTTTAACGCGAGGTCGTGCACTGTTATGCTTTCCGGTGCCCATTCTAAAAGCGTATTCAGCGTATCATAAAAGCTTTCAACAGATTCTCCCGGAAGTCCTACAATCAAATCCATATTGATATTTTCAAATCCTGCTTTTCTTGCCATCAGGAAGGCTTCCCTCGTTTGTTTTGCCGTATGGCGTCTTCCGATCACCTCGAGGACTCGGTCATTGAGTGTTTGTGGATTAATGCTGATTCTATCTGTACCCCATTTTTTCAGCACTGCAAGTTTTTCTGATGTAATCGTATCAGGTCTTCCCGCTTCCACCGTATATTCCCGGCAAAGTGAAAAATCAAAAGAACGCTTTACACAACTAAGTACCTGGTCTAGTTGCTGTGCCGTCAGAGTAGTAGGAGTTCCACCACCCATATAAACAGAAACAAGATGTAAGTTTAACTTTTCCGCCTGCTTCGCCGCAGCCTCTATTTCTTTACAGAGCAGCTCTACATACTGCGGAATTAATTTCATTGTTTTTTCCACACTGGAAGAAACAAACGAACAATAGGCACACCGGGTTGGACAAAACGGCACCGAAAGATACAAACTAAAATCCTGCGGTGAATTCTGAGCCAGAATTTTTTCTTCTCGATGCATCGTCTTTGATGCAAGCAAAATTTTTTCAGGACTGACCAAATAGGCCTCTCGAAAATATTGTGAAGCCTCTTTTTCCCCATAGGCTTCTGTTAATCGACGAAATAACTTGACCGGCCGAACGCCCGTTAAGAGCCCCCAACGCGGCGTAAATTCACAGGCTTCCTTTAAAAGTCCAAAAAGAAGGACCGCTAACTGCCGCTCCTTTTCATCCCCAAACAAGGCTGGATATTTCGCACGAAAAAAGTCTTCTGCTGTTTCTTTTTTTGCTCCAATTTGAAGACTGGCCGTTAATCTAATTTTTCCATTTTCAGCATGAATTCCAGTATAAGCAGTAATCGGATCATCTTTTGACTGTTCTTCCAAGCCATTCCCCTTTTCGATTACATGAATTGGCTGAAGGGGATAAAACAGTTGGCAAAGTGCCTCCATCTCATAATGGAAGTCATGCCCGTCAAGAATCAGATTCATAGAGAACCTGCTTCCGTATCCATATAGGGATTATACTTTCTCTCCCATGAAAGAGTTGTATTTTCTTCATGTCCAGGATAAATTTTATAATCACCGGAAAGCGCTTTTAATTTTCCAATGGAATGGATCATATCTTGATAACTGCCGCTTGGAAAATCTGTACGGCCAACTGTTCCTTTCATCAAAGTATCTCCGGAAAAAATAGCATTTCCGGTTAAAAAGCAGCAGCTTCCCTTTGTATGACCGGGTGTATGAATCTCTCGAATATCCAAATTGCCAAGAGAGAATGTTTCATCTTCTCCCAAAAGCCGTTCAATTGGAAACGCTTCAATCGGTGGAAATCCAACTTCACTTGTCAGATTAAGACTGCTGTCAGTTGTCATCTGCTGATCTTCTTTTTGCAGATAAACTTTTGCCTGTGTTTCTTTTACTGCTTGAGCAACTCCAATAATATGATCAAAATGTGCATGGGTCAATAAGATCAATTCCACATTTTTCCCCCGAATTGCATCTGCAAGTTTCTGATCCCAAAAGCCGGGATCAATGACCGCCGTTTTTTTGGTTTCGTCATCTGTCAGCAAATAACAGTTCGTCGGCAGCGGACCCCCGGCAATTTCTTCTATGGTCATATCAGAACCTCCTGTGCTTTTTGAAAATTTTATCTTCTCAGGAACGCCGAATTGAAATGATCCCGTTAACCATTTCCAGACGACTGATAATGCTCTCCAGATGATCTCTTCCATTTACCGTAATAGAAGCTGAAATCACTGCATTTCCATCTTTTGTCTGGCGAGAATTTAATGAATGAATAAAAAGACGCATGTTGAAAAATTGCTGCGTAATATCCGCAAGAAGTCCGGAACGATCCTGCGCCACAATCTCCAGTGTTGTCTTAAACTGCTCCTTGACTTCTCCTGCCCAATGAACGCTAATCCAGCGTTCCGGCTCCGGCGCATCAGAAATCCGACGCGGTACATTGCTGCAGGAGCGCTTATGAATGGAAACCCCGTATCCACGGGTGACAAACCCGATAATCTCATCTCCTGGAAGCGGATTGCAACAGCGAGAAAACTTAATCAGGCAATTGTCCATTCCATCTACGATGACGCCTTCTACTGCTTTCCCAGAAGACGGTTTCGCAGCGACCGGCTTTATTTCACTCTCTGGGGCATGGTGGTTCTTCTGATATTCTTCTTTGAGCCTCGGCATTATTTTCCAAAGCTGAATGCCACCATAACCGATGGCAGCATAAACATCATCCTCTGTATCACAGGACTGCTTTGCGCCCAATTTCATCAGAACCGCTTTACGTTCTTCTTCTGTATAACTAATTCCGCCGCGCTTTAGTTCGCGTTCGAGTTCTTCGCGCCCTTCAATAATATTTTCTTCGCGCTTCTCTTTTTTGAACCATGTGCGAATCTTATTGCGCGCTTCACTTGTCTTCACAATTTTTAGCCAATCACGGCTGGGACCTCTGGCCTCTTTACTGGTGAGGATCTCAACAATTTGACCCGTTTTTACCTTCGTATCAATCGGGACGATCCGCTTATCTACTTTGGCACCCACCATTCGGTTACCGACCTCGCTGTGAATCGCATAGGCAAAGTCAATCACGGTACTTCCGACCGGCAGATTAATTACTTTGCTCTGCGGTGTAAAGACAAAGACTTCCTCCGGCGCAAGGTCACTCTTGATCGTCCGAATTAAATCGGTCGCATCGGCATCATCCTGCTGCGTTTCCAAAAGCTGACGAATCCATGCCAGCCGTTTCTCAAAGGAGTCCTTTCCTCCACGACCATCTTTGCCGACCCCCAACTTATATTTCCAATGTGCAGCAATACCATATTCAGCCGTATGGTGCATTTCCCATGTACGGATCTGCACTTCAAACGGGACGCCATCTTCTGAAAGTACTGTCGTATGCAAAGATTGGTACATATTTGGCTTTGGAGTCGAAATATAATCTTTAAAACGGTTTGGCAGCGGACGAAACATATCATGAATGACTCCAAGCACATTGTAACAGTCATTTACGGTATCAACAATGACACGCACAGCATATACATCGTAAATTTCATCAAAGTTTCTGCCTTGAATAAACATTTTACGATAAATTCCGTTAATGCTCTTAACACGTCCCTCGATATAAACATTCGGAATGATCTGCTGCAGGCGTTCTTTAATTCCCTTTTTTGTCCGTTCGATAAATTCATTATGCAGGTCGCTGCGCTGTTTTAAACTGTTTTCAATTTCTTCGTATGCAACTGGATCAAGGCATCGCAGAGAAATATCTTCCAGTTCCTCTTTGACTGTACGGATACCAAGACGATCAGCAATGGGGGCATAAACCTCCATGTTTTCCAAAGCTTTATCGCGCTGTTTCTGCGGACTCCAAAACTCCCGTGTACGCATATTATGCAGCCGGTCTGCCAATTTGATAATAATAACTCGAATATCCTCACTCATTGCAATCAGCATTTTGCGGATATTCTCAGCCTGCTGCACTTCACGCGAAGAGTGCGGAATTTTTCCGAGTTTTGTCACGCCGTCGATCAGCCCTGCGATTTCCGGTCCAAACAATTTACGAAGTTTTGTAAGATCGGTAGCTGTATCTTCCGCTACATCATGCAAAAGGCCTGCTGCAACACTTTCAGAATCCATCCCCAGTTCTACCAGAGTACAGGCAACTGCCACCGGATGCGAAATATACGGCGCACCGGAAAGCCGTTTTTGATCTCCATGAGACGCCAGCGCAACATCATAAGCACGCCGAATCAAATCCATATCATAATCATGTTCACTGCCTGACATCAATGCAGTCAGATCATCATACGTTTTCAGCGGATACGCCATACACACTCACCTCTCTCTCTGGCAGAAACTGTTCGATATAATGGACTGCTTGGCAATCCATCAAATCAACTTTCTGCGGATTTGGAATCATTGTAATTTGATACTGTCCGCCAAAGGCTTCCATATGAATCAATTTTTTCTCAGAAAAAATATACAGAATTGTCAATATCTTCTCCATTGGCAGTTCAATTAAACAAGAAATTCCCTCTTCTGCACCCTGATATCCGTTTTTGGCCCGCAAAATCCGATAAAGCTGCGCTGCGTCGCTGCGACTTGGCAAAACTGCAGTGGCTTCTTTCGGTGAAAGCGCTTCTTTCCGAAGCATTTTTTCATAATTCTGCCTGCCTGTAATCATCAATTCCGGAGAGCAGGCACTTAGTTTCATCTCTCTGATATAAATAGACAGGGTATCCCGCCCACGAAACGGACGACATTCCAAAGTGACTGCCAAATCGAGTTTCGTCCCGATCTGATAAGGAAGCTGTTCTGCGGTCATACCAAACTTCATGCACTGCAAAAAGGCTCCGTCTTTTTCCACCTGCAGACGCAAATGCTTTCCGTTTCCGACCGGATGAATGCTTGTTAAAGTGACCCCAAAGATTCCAAAAAGGGGCGCTGGATTCCCAGCTCCAAATGGCTCGAGAAGAGAAGCAGCTTTTGGAATCTCCAGACTAATTTTTGACGGCTTCAAAATACCATCCAACATAAGTTCTGGAACCGGCATCGGGCAGTTTAAAGCATAAGCATAATGATTGATACGGGCCCGGAATAATTCCAAATTTTCGGGAGCTAGTGAAAGCCCTGCGGCCATAGGATGTCCGCCAAAACGGATCAAAAGATCCCGACAGCTATAAACCGCATCAAAAAGGGAAAAGCCCTCTACACTTCTTCCAGAACCTCTCGCTTCCTCTCCGGTAACAGAAATTACAATACTGGGCTTTTCAAACCGTTCAGTCAGACGCGATGAAACAATTCCAATCACACCATGATGCCAGTTTTGTCCTTCCACCACAATCACACGATCTAAAAGGCGTTGAGGCTCTCTATGCAAGAGCTCCATTACCTCTTCCATAATCTGTTCCTCTGTTTCCCGACGCCGGTCATTATCTGCACAGATTTGGGCAGCAAGCGAATCCGTTTCCATAGGATTCTCCCCAATCAAAAGTTCTACCGCCCTCTTTGGGGATCCCATTCTGCCAGTAGCATTCAGACGCGGTACCAGCGAAAAAGCAACGGTAGTAGCGCTCAATGTCTGCTCTTTTATTCCTGCATATTCCATTAAAGCACGCAGTCCCGGCCGATTCGTTCTCGGTAAAAGGCGCAACCCCTCTTTTACCAAAATACGATTTTCTCCAATCAGTGGGACCACATCCCCGATCGTTCCAAGCATGGCGAGTTCCGCATATTCTTCCAAAAGACTCTCTGTATCCGCATATTCGCCTTCCATAGCCAAAATCAATTTAAAAGCAATTCCAGCTCCGCAAAGCATCTTACAGGGACTCTGATCTTCTTCTCGATGAGGATCCACCACCGCTTCGGCCTGTGGGATCTCTCCCTGCGGCTGATGGTGGTCCGTAATGACCAGTTTCATCCCAAGCTCTGCTGCTCTCTTTGCTTCTGCAATGGATGCGATTCCATTATCGACCGTAACGATCAACTGAATTCCAAACTCTTTCAGCTTCTCAATGGCATGAAGATTCATTCCATAACCTTCGCCTTCCCGCTCCGGAATATAGTAATTCACATCAGCCCCGCAGCTCGCAAGATAGGAAACAAGCATTGCCGTTGCAGTTACACCATCTGCATCATAATCTCCATAAACCGCGATCCGTTCCTCCGTATCGATTGCTTGCTGAATTGTAGAAACTGCTTTTCCCATATCCAGCATCAAAAGCGGATCTGAAATCGATTGGCCTTCCAGCATTTCATGCATTTTTGGGGGATCATCAAATCCACGGTTCTGCAGCAAAGCGGCAGTCATTGCCGGAATTCCGAGCTGCCGCGCACACTTAACAGCAGCAGTATGATCGCATGGTGCAACCTTCCAACGCTTCATTCCGATCCTCCTCCCCTTCATTTTTTAAATAATGACGGAATAATATATTTTATCATTTTTAGCACTTTGTTTCAACCTGCAATTCAAAAGTCTCCAACAAAAAAGATACCTCTCGCCTCCGAAAAAGCCGGATTTGAAAGGTATCCTTTTTATTCTCTCATTTTGGATCTGCCGTTAATCCATACTATCCGTTCCCGAAAAAGCTGTTCCTGAAAAAGACGTCCCCGAAAAGACAACATTTACCGTATAATTTCCATAAATCCAGCTGCGGTTCGAACCGCTTACCGCAACGGAAACCTGAACTGGAATTGTTCCGATACTGCCCTCTCTTCCGGAAAGGTCTACCGTTGCGATCAGATTGGAGTCTGTCATTGATTCCAGATCTGCTTCTGGTCCAACTGCCATCACTTCCAGCTTCTCCGTCAAGATCTTTGCCGAAGTGCCCGTAGGAATATTCGTGAGCGTAAAGTTCGTGACTTCCAAATTCTTGGTCGTATAATTTGCAAGATTATTAAGTGTAACTTTTGCCGTAGAAGAAGCACTCAGGTTTTGGCAATCTGTCGGCAGTGTAATTCCCTGATTAAATGCATACTGTGTGGTGGAAATCTGAGAAAAATCAACTGGTGCCAATTCCAGCGTATCAGAAAGCTTAGACAACACATTCTTGGGCGCTGCCACTTCAATTGTTGCAGGACTTACCGTATAGGAATCTTTTGAAAGACTAATTCCAGCAGGCTTATTCTTAAAGGTCGGTACCAAGGTAACTGTCTTTTTCGGCATCACCTGCACACTGATATCGACAGCAGAAGGACTCATAGAAAGGAATTTGAAATGAATCTCCTTATTATCCGAATCATAAAGGATCAAGTTTGCTGAAGTTTTCTTTGTTTCTTCCAAAGGACTAGGGCTCGGCGTATAGTTAAACGAAACATGGTCAATTTTATCGATTTCGCTCTTTGGCCCAGAAACCGTTACATTCTCCATGGAAAGTGTCGGCCCAGGACTAAAATAGCTGTCATTATTGATCTGATCCATCACAGAGGGCAGCTTGATTTCAAAAGTTTTTTCTGCCGCATAATCGACCGTTACAGAAATACTGGAAGGAGAAATACTTTTGACATCATAATTGCTGTAAGTGCTGGTCTTATTCACTTTGAGCTTCAGATTATAATTGCCCGGACCGCTAATTTCTGAAAGGCTTTCCGGCACCACTTCCATATTTGTGCTGTTCAAAGCATAAACGATGGTGGGCGTACCGGTAACGCCAACTTTTGCAGTCGCATCGGAAGCAATCCCGTAAACTTTGAGCTCTTTTTGCTGCAATGTTTCCGGAAGTGTCACACTGATCGGAACATTACTGACAATCACCGGATTCCTCTGTGTATCGTTATAAGCCATCAAAAGCCATAAAGCTAAAGAAATCACGATGGAAAAGACCATAACAAATCGGTTATTATAAAACCAATCCCCGGGACGAATCTTTTGTCTCTTCTTTTTCTCCGGCTTTTCTGTTAAAATTCGGAGTATCTCGTCTTGTTTTGGTTCCTGATTCATGATTCTTTCCGCCCCCTTTTCGAAAAGAAACCGTTCCATTTTTTATTTGGGACAGATTCTTCCAGAAGCAGAGAGCACAGCTTCTCTTTCAGTGTCTCCCTTGTATAATTCCGCGTAATCGAACCATTGAGCGCAATAGAGATCTGCCCGGTCTCCTCTGAAACAACTACAACAACGGCATCAGAATTTTCGCTCATGCCGATCGCGGCACGATGTCGGGTTCCAAGATTGATATCCACCGTCTCATCTTTTGTCAAAGGCAAAATACATCCAGCAGCATAAACCATTCCGTCACGAATAATCATTGCACCGTCATGAAGCGGCGCTTTGTTAAAAAAGATATTACAGATAATCGGCGCCGAAGGAACCGCATTCACAACAGTCCCTGTATTAATAATTTCTCCCAAACGAGTGTGACGTTCGAAGACAATCAAAGCACCGGTTTTCGACTTGGACATTGCTTCACAGGAATCTACAATCGCGATGATCCCTCTCAGCTTACGAGTCTCACGTTCCTCACTTTTCCAGTTGCGCTGAGTGCCAAAAAACTTTTTTCCAGCATCGTTCAAATTTCCACTACGGCCGATTTGTTCCAAAGCGCGGCGCAGTTCCGGCTGAAACAGCACAACAACCGCTAAAAGTCCAAACTGAAACAGATACTGCAAAAGTGAAGTCATTACATAAAGGTTAAATGCCAGCGCAATCAACCAGACCCCTGCTACTAAAATAATTCCTTTGACCAACTGCGCAGCACGGGTTTCTCGAATTAATTTAATTGCATTATAAATAATAAAGGAGACAAGAGCGACATCCAGTAAATCCTTGAGCTGAAAACTTTGGAATAATCTTCCCAAAGCAGCCCAAAATGTTACAATCTGCCCCATAGAAATGCCCCCCTTTTAACTTCATCTATTTTAAAAATCATATATTTCTTTTTTATTTTAACATATCTATCGAAAGATGAAAACACCTTTTCTGTTTAGCTCGCAGAAATTTTTTTGACTGCTTTTAAAGCCATTTGGATTTCTTTTTCTGTTGTAAAAGCAGAAGGGCAAACTCTGACAGCTCCGCTTTCTAAAGTTCCAAATGTCTGATGTGCACAGGGTGCGCAGTGCAAACCAGCACGCACTGCAATTCCCTCTCTGTTTAATTTTTCCCCGGCTACCTCACTTTCCATTCCTTCAATATTAAAAGAAATAACCGGAACATAATCAGGCAGTGACGGCATTGGTGTATAGAGCTTCACATTTTTCATATGACTCAGACCGGCATAAAACATTTGTGAAAGCTTCATCTCGTAATCTGCAATTTTAGGCGGCGTTCTCTTTTGAACAAATAAAATTCCTTGATGCAGCCCGGCAATTCCAGGAAGATTAACAGTTCCACTTTCAAAACGGTCTGGGATCGTCTCTGGCTGTGACAGATTCATAGAATCTGTTCCGGTTCCCCCTTCTATCAACGTTTTCATAGAAAGTCCAGAACGCATAACCATGATTCCGGTTCCCATAGGGCCATAGAGTCCCTTATGACCTGCCATGCAAATGCAGGCGTACCCATCTTTCATGGAAATCGGGACCACTCCTGCCGTCTGAGCACAGTCTACCACCATCGGAATTTGATACTGATTGACCATCGCACAGATCCGTTCTACCGGAACCCGAATGCCCCAAACATTGGAAGCTTGTGTGCAGACGACTAGACAAGTATTCTCCCTCAATGCCTCTCTAAAATTCTCCAGTGTGGCATCATGATCTTCAGGAACAACTTTCGCTTGTGTGTAAGTAATGATTTCCTCTTTCTGCAGCGCTTCGAGAGGACGCATTACAGCATTATGCTCCAAATTAGAAGTAACCACATGCCCCCCAGTTTTCACCAGCCCTTTAATTGCAAAATTCAGGGATTGCGTGCAGTTCATTGTAAAGGCCACGTTTTCTGGTCCTTCAGCATCAAAAAGTTTTGCAGCCGCTTCCCTGCAGTGATAAACCTCCTCTGCAGCACGCAGACTCATACTGTGCCCGGATCTGCCCGGGTTTGCCCCATAACGTACTAAAGCAAGCTGCATCGCCTTAGGAACTTCTGTTGGTTTTGGGAATGTAGTTGCCGCATTATCAAGATAAATCATATTGTGCTCGCCCTTTTCTCACGCCCGAGAACCCTGATACCAGCTTCTTTGAGAATCGTTTCTGCTTCATCCGTTTTCTTTGGCACATACAAAGCATATCCACAGCCTGTTTGTTTCGATAAATGAGGAATTCGTTCTACAAAAGAAGAAATTCTATAAGAAAGCAGGAGATCCCGCCCTTTTAATGCATACGTAATTGAGCTAACCAGAATCATAGGTCTTTCCATAGTTACCACCCCTCTGTTTTACTCCAGAGTATGCAGAAGGACGCCAATTTGACTATTTTCGATTCAAGAAAAGAAAGTATTTAACTGTTTTTTTCTGTTAAAAGACAAACACAGTGAGCTGCGATTCCCGCTCCGGAACCGGTAAAACCGAGACCTTCTTCCGTAGTTGCTTTTACGCTGACTCTTTGGGGCTCTATCAGACAAGTTTGCGCAATGTTTTTGCGCATCTCTGCAATATAAGGGCGCAGCTTTGGCTCTTGGCACAAAATCGTTGCGTCCAGATTTTCGACAGAGTAACCTTTTTCATGAACTTTCTGCACAACTTTTTGAAGTAAAAGTAGACTATCCGCCCCCTCATAGGTGGGATCGGTATCAGGAAACAAACATCCGATATCTCCCAACGCCAAAGCTCCCAAAAGGGAATCTGAAACTGCATGCAGCAATACATCTGCATCAGAATGCCCCAAAAGTCCCTTTTTATAAGGGATCTCTGTTCCCCCTAAAATCAGCTTTCGTCCCTCAACTAAGCGGTGAACATCATATCCATGCCCAATTCTCATCTGTTTTCCTCCCGTTTTTTCAGGATTACTTCAGCAAATTCCAAATCTTCGGGTGTGGTCAATTTAAAATTCGTATAGCTGCCCCTACAAAGATGGACCTTTTCCCCTGCTTTTTCAAACAGCTGGCAGTCATCTGTATCGTCGCCATCCGCTTTTTTTAAAAGCTCTAAATATTGCTTTCGCCCGAACACTTGGGGCGTCTGTACCGCCCAAAGAGCATCTCTCTGTGGGGTTTTTAAAACGAATCCCTTTTCATCGACCATTTTAATGGTATCTTTTACCGGCATTGCCAATGCAGAAGCACCATATTTTTCGGCATCGGAAATGACATGTTCGATTTCTTGCGGCGTGATTAAAATTCTGGCTCCATCGTGCACTGCAACCAGTGGATAATCGGGTGACGCCTCAACCCCTCTTTGCGCCGACTGCTGTCTGGTACTGCCACCCTGTATAATGAAAAGCGGCTTATGAAATTTCGGCAAAAGCCATTTTTCATAAAATTCCTGTTTTCCTATTGGACAGACGACTACAATTGCCCCGACCCGCGGCACTTTTTCGAATGCAGATAGACAATATTCCAGTGCCGGAATTTCTAAGACAGGCACTTCCTGTTTAGAAAATCCCATGCGACTAGAAGCCCCTGCCGCCACGATTACTGCGCAGCAATCGGCCTTTTGCTCCTTTTCCTGCAAAAATATCCGCTCCTTTTTACCGGTAAGAAACCTCTAAAATTGCTTCCACTTCGTCCCCTGAAAGAGGCGCCGGATCCTTTTTGAAATTGCCGCCCATCGAACCCATCGCGTCTACTCTCAGAGAATGAAGGTCTTCTTTCAAAATTCCATAGCCAGACATTTTTAAATCATCTACATGGCATGCTTCAATCAATTCATGCAGAGCAATTACGAAATCTTCCGGTTTCTCCGCCTTTTCGTTTCCGAGGGCTTTCGCCATCTGAACCAGACGTTCATCACAACAGCCTTTATTGCAGAATTGACGATAATAAGCTTCGCTAATCATAATTAGTCCCGCTCCATGCGGCAGATCCGGATGCTTCGCGCTGAGTGCATGTTCAATCGAATGTTCCGAAATGCAGCCGGCCGTAGATTCCACAAATCCAGAGATCATACTTCCCAGTGCCATATTCCCGCGGGCTTCCTCGTTTTCTCCATTTTCAACAGCCGTTCTGAGATTTTTCCCAATCAGCTCGATCGCTTTGAGGGCATATAAATCGCTGAAAAGATCAGCCCGATTGGAAAGGTATCCCTCTGTGCTGTGAAAAAGTGCATCAAATCCCTGAAAAGCGGTATAACGAGGTGGAACTGTCATCATCAGATCAGAATCCACCACCGCAATTTTTGGATAAGTTTCATCACAGCCGAAACCTCTTTTTTCCTGCGTTTTTTCGTTTGTAATTACCGTCCAGAGATCTGCTTCCGTCCCGGTCCCGGCCGTCGTCGGAATTGCTACAATCGGCAGAGGGGATTTTTTTAATGATTCTCCTTCTACATACTGCCAATAATCCCCCGAATTTGTTGCCATCACGGCGATTGCCTTTGCCGAATCGATGCTGCTGCCGCCGCCTAATCCAACCACAAAATCACAGCCGACCGCATTTGCAAGCTTGGCTCCTTCCATGACATGTGCTTTAATTGGGTTCGGCTGAATCCGATCAAACAAGACGTGCATAACGCCAGCTTTATCAAGCTGCTCTTCGACCCGTTTCAGATAGCCGTATTTTTTCATTGAAATTCCCGCCGAAATCACAATCAACGCTTTTCTTCCGGGCATCTTCTGCTCATGAAGTGTTTCTAAGCTTCCCTTCCCGTAAAGAACTTTCGTTGGGATAAAATGACAAAAAGCCATGAATGATCCTCCTTACATAATCCTAAAAACTTCTTTTCCTATCATATCACAAAAACTTTCGGTTCCGGCAAAAGTTTCACAAATTTTATAAAAAGAAAGCCCCGCAAAATGCGGAGCTTTTTTCAATTTTGCTTAGTGTGCTGAATAAAATTCCAACTGTCACGGCACATATCATCCAAATTATATTTTGCCTGCCAATGTAATTCTTTTTTGGCTTTGGAAACATCTGCATAACAGGTTGCAATATCTCCGGCACGACGCGGCGTAATTTTATATGGAA contains the following coding sequences:
- a CDS encoding Coproporphyrinogen dehydrogenase HemZ, with amino-acid sequence MNLILDGHDFHYEMEALCQLFYPLQPIHVIEKGNGLEEQSKDDPITAYTGIHAENGKIRLTASLQIGAKKETAEDFFRAKYPALFGDEKERQLAVLLFGLLKEACEFTPRWGLLTGVRPVKLFRRLTEAYGEKEASQYFREAYLVSPEKILLASKTMHREEKILAQNSPQDFSLYLSVPFCPTRCAYCSFVSSSVEKTMKLIPQYVELLCKEIEAAAKQAEKLNLHLVSVYMGGGTPTTLTAQQLDQVLSCVKRSFDFSLCREYTVEAGRPDTITSEKLAVLKKWGTDRISINPQTLNDRVLEVIGRRHTAKQTREAFLMARKAGFENINMDLIVGLPGESVESFYDTLNTLLEWAPESITVHDLALKRSSRLYQEGKIQEDAAAACVMLDYADRILPENGYTPYYLYRQSRMVGNLENVGFAKPGFESPYNVFIMDESQHILGCGAGAVTKLCVPQKSGQRIRRIFNFKYPFEYISRHEEILERKKQVSELS
- a CDS encoding MBL fold metallo-hydrolase, which encodes MTIEEIAGGPLPTNCYLLTDDETKKTAVIDPGFWDQKLADAIRGKNVELILLTHAHFDHIIGVAQAVKETQAKVYLQKEDQQMTTDSSLNLTSEVGFPPIEAFPIERLLGEDETFSLGNLDIREIHTPGHTKGSCCFLTGNAIFSGDTLMKGTVGRTDFPSGSYQDMIHSIGKLKALSGDYKIYPGHEENTTLSWERKYNPYMDTEAGSL
- the rsh gene encoding GTP pyrophosphokinase (RelA/SpoT) (Evidence 2a : Function from experimental evidences in other organisms; PubMedId : 6248722, 9383190, 11545276, 12081964, 12372825, 13129942, 15066282, 17183219, 18067544, 18996989, 26460002, 31003868; Product type e : enzyme); translated protein: MAYPLKTYDDLTALMSGSEHDYDMDLIRRAYDVALASHGDQKRLSGAPYISHPVAVACTLVELGMDSESVAAGLLHDVAEDTATDLTKLRKLFGPEIAGLIDGVTKLGKIPHSSREVQQAENIRKMLIAMSEDIRVIIIKLADRLHNMRTREFWSPQKQRDKALENMEVYAPIADRLGIRTVKEELEDISLRCLDPVAYEEIENSLKQRSDLHNEFIERTKKGIKERLQQIIPNVYIEGRVKSINGIYRKMFIQGRNFDEIYDVYAVRVIVDTVNDCYNVLGVIHDMFRPLPNRFKDYISTPKPNMYQSLHTTVLSEDGVPFEVQIRTWEMHHTAEYGIAAHWKYKLGVGKDGRGGKDSFEKRLAWIRQLLETQQDDADATDLIRTIKSDLAPEEVFVFTPQSKVINLPVGSTVIDFAYAIHSEVGNRMVGAKVDKRIVPIDTKVKTGQIVEILTSKEARGPSRDWLKIVKTSEARNKIRTWFKKEKREENIIEGREELERELKRGGISYTEEERKAVLMKLGAKQSCDTEDDVYAAIGYGGIQLWKIMPRLKEEYQKNHHAPESEIKPVAAKPSSGKAVEGVIVDGMDNCLIKFSRCCNPLPGDEIIGFVTRGYGVSIHKRSCSNVPRRISDAPEPERWISVHWAGEVKEQFKTTLEIVAQDRSGLLADITQQFFNMRLFIHSLNSRQTKDGNAVISASITVNGRDHLESIISRLEMVNGIISIRRS
- the recJ gene encoding Single-stranded-DNA-specific exonuclease RecJ; translated protein: MKRWKVAPCDHTAAVKCARQLGIPAMTAALLQNRGFDDPPKMHEMLEGQSISDPLLMLDMGKAVSTIQQAIDTEERIAVYGDYDADGVTATAMLVSYLASCGADVNYYIPEREGEGYGMNLHAIEKLKEFGIQLIVTVDNGIASIAEAKRAAELGMKLVITDHHQPQGEIPQAEAVVDPHREEDQSPCKMLCGAGIAFKLILAMEGEYADTESLLEEYAELAMLGTIGDVVPLIGENRILVKEGLRLLPRTNRPGLRALMEYAGIKEQTLSATTVAFSLVPRLNATGRMGSPKRAVELLIGENPMETDSLAAQICADNDRRRETEEQIMEEVMELLHREPQRLLDRVIVVEGQNWHHGVIGIVSSRLTERFEKPSIVISVTGEEARGSGRSVEGFSLFDAVYSCRDLLIRFGGHPMAAGLSLAPENLELFRARINHYAYALNCPMPVPELMLDGILKPSKISLEIPKAASLLEPFGAGNPAPLFGIFGVTLTSIHPVGNGKHLRLQVEKDGAFLQCMKFGMTAEQLPYQIGTKLDLAVTLECRPFRGRDTLSIYIREMKLSACSPELMITGRQNYEKMLRKEALSPKEATAVLPSRSDAAQLYRILRAKNGYQGAEEGISCLIELPMEKILTILYIFSEKKLIHMEAFGGQYQITMIPNPQKVDLMDCQAVHYIEQFLPEREVSVYGVSAENV